One segment of Chionomys nivalis chromosome 1, mChiNiv1.1, whole genome shotgun sequence DNA contains the following:
- the Chst13 gene encoding carbohydrate sulfotransferase 13, which translates to MGRRSCCRRRLPVVASLGAALLFLCALLLLRPAFKNKALGSSWFGGVRKSPLQLLHDLDQGQGSVMAEVHQQRRQLLHRACSRHTRRQRLLQPEDLRHVLVDDTHGLLYCYVPKVACTNWKRVLLALRGRGDPGSIPAHEAHAPGLLPSLADFAPAEVNRRLRDYLAFLFVREPFERLASAYRNKLARPHSAVFQQRYGTRIVRRLRPHAQPDALARGHDVRFAEFLAYLLDPRTRRQEPFNEHWERAHALCHPCLVRYDVVGKFETLADDAAFVLDLVGEPGLRFPAPPRRPEKDPTRDQVWRLFQDISPFYQRRLFDLYKMDFLLFNYSAPSYLRLH; encoded by the exons ATGGGGAGGCGCTCCTGCTGCCGGCGGCGCTTGCCGGTGGTGGCAAGTCTGGGCGCTGCGCTACTGTTCCTGTGCGCGCTCCTCCTTCTGCGTCCCG catttaaaaacaaagccctgggctccagcTGGTTTGGAGGAGTGAGGAAGAGTCCCCTACAACTGTTGCACGACCTGGACCAG GGTCAGGGTTCTGTGATGGCCGAGGTGCACCAGCAGCGGCGCCAGCTGCTACACCGCGCCTGCAGCCGCCACACACGACGCCAGCGCCTGCTGCAGCCGGAGGACCTGCGGCACGTGCTGGTGGATGACACGCACGGGCTGCTGTATTGCTATGTGCCCAAGGTGGCCTGCACCAACTGGAAGCGCGTGCTGCTAGCGCTGCGTGGCCGTGGGGACCCTGGCTCCATCCCTGCGCACGAGGCGCATGCGCCTGGCCTGCTGCCCTCGCTGGCCGACTTTGCGCCGGCCGAGGTCAACCGGAGGCTTCGCGACTACCTGGCCTTTCTCTTCGTGCGCGAGCCCTTCGAGCGCCTGGCCTCGGCCTACCGCAACAAGCTGGCGCGGCCACACAGCGCCGTCTTCCAGCAGCGCTATGGCACACGCATCGTGCGCCGCCTACGACCACACGCACAGCCCGATGCGCTGGCCCGAGGCCACGACGTGCGCTTTGCCGAATTCCTGGCCTACCTGCTCGACCCGCGCACGCGCCGCCAGGAGCCCTTCAATGAACACTGGGAGCGCGCGCACGCGCTGTGCCACCCGTGCCTAGTGCGCTATGACGTGGTGGGCAAGTTTGAGACGTTGGCTGATGACGCGGCCTTTGTGCTGGACCTGGTGGGCGAGCCCGGCCTGCGCTTTCCTGCTCCGCCACGGAGGCCTGAGAAGGACCCTACGCGTGACCAGGTCTGGCGCCTCTTCCAGGACATCAGTCCCTTTTATCAGCGCCGCCTCTTTGACCTCTATAAGATGGACTTTCTGCTCTTTAACTATTCTGCCCCCTCCTACCTGCGGCTGCATTAG
- the C1H3orf22 gene encoding uncharacterized protein C3orf22 homolog — MESRGLKKPLRYKRHKIKTHEKLIKKFPYRLSWLTEPSPDSPQSWKAKSKGLLKDQLPLQKKLVPTRSIPLPGVGAPDFTSPPFSCCSQPPPHPPLCNLWELKLLHVRFPRQDLSKLPPLKASADQPYTSGASGPSESFY; from the exons ATGGAATCAAGAGGCCTCAAGAAGCCCCTCCGGTATAAGAGACACAAAATCAAGACACATGAGAAGCTCATCAAGAAGTTTCCTTACAG GTTATCGTGGTTGACGGAGCCCAGCCCAGATTCCCCACAGTCTTGGAAGGCTAAGAGCAAAGGGTTGCTGAAGGACCAGCTGCCCTTACAGAAGAAACTGGTGCCAACGCGGTCCATTCCCCTCCCAGG GGTCGGAGCTCCGGACTTTACATCGCCGCCATTCAGTTGCTGCTCACAGCCTCCTCCGCATCCTCCACTGTGTAACCTCTGGGAACTTAAATTACTGCACGTCCGTTTCCCTAGACAAGACCTTAGCAAGCTGCCTCCTCTGAAGGCCAGTGCTGACCAGCCCTACACCAGTGGTGCTTCAGGGCCATCTGAGAGCTTTTACTAG